In Nonomuraea sp. NBC_00507, the following are encoded in one genomic region:
- a CDS encoding chitinase, translating into MKHRAILVAFATFALSLLAAPPAQAATATATFVKVSDWGSGFEGKVTVTNGTTTAMNGWNVQFDVPAGYSIPSAWDAVMTRNGQHYTFTNPSWAGTLAAGASASFGFNGSPGNFPGITGCTLNGASCGGTTTPGVPGAPGAASATATAGAITLTWGASSGTVTGYRVYEGAAVKATITGTTATISGLGACETHTYTVKAYNAQGESPGRDATATTTGCTGGGGTLPKHFLTGYWHNFVNAAAELKLSAVPNEYDLVAIAFGEATATPGEVVFAVDPGLATAVGGYTDAQFKADVQALHQRGKKVILSVGGEAGRVQVADAAAATRFADSVYAIMQSYGFDGVDIDLENGLNATYMAQALRALRAKAGADLIITMAPQTIDMQSTGMEYFKLALSIKDILTVVHTQFYNSGSMLGCDQSFAYAQGTVNFMTALACIQLENGLRPDQVALGLPAGPGAAGGGVVSPSLVNQALDCLAKRTSCGTFVPPRAYPDIRGAMTWSINWDASNNWSFSKTVKPHLQGMP; encoded by the coding sequence GTGAAACACCGCGCGATCCTCGTGGCGTTCGCGACCTTCGCCCTGAGCCTGCTCGCCGCGCCGCCCGCCCAGGCGGCCACCGCCACCGCGACCTTCGTCAAGGTCTCCGACTGGGGCTCGGGCTTCGAGGGCAAGGTCACCGTCACCAATGGCACCACTACCGCGATGAACGGCTGGAACGTGCAGTTCGACGTCCCGGCCGGCTACTCGATCCCGTCCGCGTGGGACGCGGTCATGACCCGCAACGGTCAGCACTACACGTTCACCAACCCGAGCTGGGCGGGGACGCTGGCCGCCGGCGCCAGCGCGAGCTTCGGCTTCAACGGCAGCCCGGGCAACTTCCCCGGCATCACCGGCTGCACACTGAACGGCGCCTCCTGCGGCGGCACCACCACACCGGGCGTCCCGGGCGCACCGGGGGCGGCGAGCGCCACCGCGACCGCGGGCGCCATCACCCTGACCTGGGGCGCGTCCTCGGGCACGGTGACCGGCTATCGCGTCTATGAGGGTGCCGCCGTCAAGGCCACTATCACCGGCACGACGGCCACGATCTCCGGCCTCGGCGCCTGCGAGACCCACACCTACACGGTCAAGGCGTACAACGCCCAGGGTGAGTCGCCCGGGCGGGACGCCACCGCCACCACCACCGGCTGCACGGGCGGCGGCGGGACGCTGCCCAAGCACTTCCTCACCGGCTACTGGCACAACTTCGTCAACGCCGCGGCCGAGCTCAAGCTCTCGGCCGTGCCGAACGAGTACGACCTGGTCGCGATCGCGTTCGGCGAGGCCACCGCCACCCCCGGCGAGGTCGTCTTCGCGGTCGATCCCGGCCTGGCCACGGCGGTGGGCGGCTACACCGACGCCCAGTTCAAGGCCGACGTGCAGGCCCTGCACCAGCGGGGCAAGAAGGTCATCCTGTCGGTCGGCGGCGAGGCCGGGCGGGTGCAGGTCGCCGACGCTGCGGCGGCCACCAGGTTCGCCGACTCCGTGTACGCCATCATGCAGAGCTACGGCTTCGACGGCGTGGACATCGACCTGGAGAACGGCCTCAACGCCACCTATATGGCCCAGGCCCTCCGGGCGCTACGCGCGAAGGCCGGCGCCGATCTGATCATCACGATGGCCCCGCAGACCATCGACATGCAGTCGACCGGAATGGAGTATTTCAAGCTCGCCCTGTCGATCAAGGACATCCTCACCGTCGTCCACACGCAGTTCTACAACTCCGGCTCCATGCTCGGCTGTGACCAGTCCTTCGCCTACGCGCAGGGGACGGTGAACTTCATGACCGCGCTGGCCTGCATCCAGTTGGAGAACGGCCTGCGCCCCGACCAGGTGGCGCTGGGCCTGCCGGCCGGGCCGGGCGCCGCGGGCGGCGGAGTCGTGTCGCCCTCCCTCGTCAACCAGGCACTCGACTGCCTGGCCAAGCGGACCAGCTGCGGGACCTTCGTGCCACCGCGCGCCTACCCGGACATCAGGGGCGCGATGACCTGGTCCATCAACTGGGACGCCAGCAACAACTGGTCGTTCTCCAAGACCGTCAAGCCGCACCTCCAGGGGATGCCATGA
- a CDS encoding molybdopterin-dependent oxidoreductase has translation MGGSQVNQALVRLYFEVRDGLRDPVAAWAKLTGNSQQYVRARGERRVPLDDDTAAELAAAAIVHTTARHGADRVAALATSPLARIVGGLGGAVLTEHPCAPEQVLGPRFAGPRAEDWARAAYVLLWGENNRLVRTADTPWVIAGRYKGQKVVAIGTHPTRLSDETLVVRPGTDGALAMAMGHVLLKEFFLDRTPFAGHAMERTDLPFLVRLQPRNGAYVPGGVLGRVCDRLTVYGGEAVEVLLPRFDDGPGVLRRGVPVVRDGDDLVTTVFDLLLAVYGVARPGLPGAWPAGYDDRAEPYTPGWQEACTGVPASRTLKIARELGVTAEKTGGRCVIVPGRLETPHADTAYRAMLALLVLTGCGSGWAQASGVGIPLVPYLCLHACGEDRSDVGALSWALAEGLFAHRTSRSVLLEAVRDGWPMAPPPRVLALPRPIYPLPPDVDLLIGPDDHCDLSPPDAELVAGAVARLTGSPAVAEPDGDRAAGRMRLLVDHAWMHEYGEALPTYRPPGLGVPLKPTQLVM, from the coding sequence ATGGGGGGATCGCAGGTCAACCAGGCACTGGTGAGGCTCTACTTCGAGGTGAGAGATGGGCTGCGCGACCCGGTCGCGGCCTGGGCGAAACTCACAGGGAACTCACAGCAATATGTCCGGGCGAGAGGCGAGCGGCGAGTGCCGCTCGACGACGACACCGCGGCCGAGCTCGCCGCGGCGGCGATCGTGCACACCACCGCGCGGCACGGCGCGGATCGGGTGGCGGCGCTGGCCACCTCACCGCTGGCGCGGATCGTCGGCGGGCTCGGCGGCGCGGTGCTGACCGAGCATCCGTGCGCGCCCGAGCAGGTGCTGGGACCGCGGTTCGCCGGTCCGCGGGCCGAGGACTGGGCGCGGGCGGCGTACGTGCTGCTCTGGGGCGAGAACAACCGGCTCGTCCGCACCGCCGACACGCCCTGGGTGATCGCCGGGCGGTACAAGGGGCAGAAGGTGGTCGCGATCGGCACCCATCCGACGCGGTTGTCGGACGAGACGCTGGTCGTGCGCCCGGGCACGGACGGCGCGCTGGCCATGGCCATGGGGCACGTGCTGCTCAAGGAGTTCTTCCTGGACCGCACGCCGTTCGCCGGGCATGCCATGGAGCGCACGGATCTGCCGTTCCTGGTGCGGCTGCAGCCCAGGAACGGCGCGTACGTGCCCGGCGGGGTGCTCGGGCGGGTCTGCGACCGGCTCACCGTGTACGGCGGCGAGGCGGTCGAGGTGCTGCTGCCGCGCTTCGACGACGGTCCTGGGGTGCTGCGGCGCGGCGTGCCGGTGGTGCGGGACGGCGACGACCTGGTGACGACCGTGTTCGACCTGCTGCTGGCCGTGTACGGGGTGGCGCGTCCCGGCCTGCCCGGCGCGTGGCCTGCCGGGTACGACGACCGCGCCGAGCCGTACACGCCCGGCTGGCAGGAGGCCTGCACCGGCGTGCCCGCCTCGCGCACCCTCAAGATCGCCCGCGAGCTGGGGGTGACGGCGGAGAAGACCGGAGGGCGGTGCGTGATCGTGCCGGGCCGGCTGGAGACCCCGCACGCCGACACCGCCTACCGGGCGATGCTGGCGCTGCTGGTGCTCACCGGGTGCGGCAGCGGGTGGGCGCAGGCGAGCGGTGTGGGGATCCCGCTGGTGCCGTACCTGTGCCTGCATGCCTGCGGCGAGGACCGCTCGGACGTGGGCGCGCTCAGCTGGGCGCTGGCCGAGGGGCTGTTCGCGCACCGCACGTCACGGTCGGTGCTGCTGGAGGCGGTGCGCGACGGCTGGCCGATGGCGCCGCCGCCGCGCGTGCTCGCCCTGCCGCGGCCGATCTACCCGCTGCCGCCGGACGTGGATCTGCTCATCGGGCCCGACGACCACTGCGACCTGTCGCCCCCGGACGCCGAGCTGGTGGCCGGCGCGGTGGCCAGGCTGACCGGCAGCCCGGCCGTGGCCGAGCCGGACGGCGACCGGGCGGCCGGGCGGATGCGGCTGCTGGTGGACCACGCCTGGATGCACGAGTACGGCGAGGCCCTGCCGACGTATCGTCCGCCGGGCCTCGGCGTCCCGCTCAAGCCCACTCAGCTCGTTATGTGA
- a CDS encoding fascin domain-containing protein: MSIKNTFGRAAGMMAAAVGIVGLSLPSVASASTAQPAAATAEWRLPRAGDTCAFRTVKTGNYLTAVGGGGRTTDVLHTDATQIRAWEKFTLIDSGDRAGKRIRYGIRTSTGHYLTAMGGGGRITDVMHSNATKLRAWEKFTLVPAGRGMYAIRTINEHYLTAVSGGGRITDTIHSDATTVREWEKFRIICSR, translated from the coding sequence ATGAGCATCAAGAACACGTTCGGCCGAGCTGCGGGCATGATGGCCGCCGCCGTCGGGATCGTCGGGCTGAGCCTGCCCAGCGTGGCGTCGGCGAGCACCGCCCAGCCTGCGGCGGCCACGGCGGAATGGCGCCTGCCCCGGGCAGGGGACACCTGCGCCTTCCGAACCGTCAAGACCGGCAACTACCTGACGGCGGTCGGCGGCGGCGGGCGCACGACAGACGTGCTCCACACCGACGCGACACAGATCAGGGCCTGGGAGAAATTCACGCTCATCGATTCGGGCGACAGAGCAGGCAAGAGAATCCGCTACGGGATCAGGACCAGCACCGGGCACTACCTGACCGCCATGGGGGGAGGCGGCCGCATCACGGACGTGATGCATTCGAATGCGACAAAATTACGAGCCTGGGAGAAATTCACCCTCGTTCCCGCGGGGCGGGGCATGTACGCGATCCGCACGATCAACGAGCACTACCTCACGGCCGTGAGCGGAGGCGGCCGCATCACCGACACCATCCACTCGGACGCAACGACGGTGCGCGAATGGGAGAAGTTCCGGATCATCTGCAGCAGGTAG
- the erm gene encoding ErmE/ErmH/ErmO/ErmR family 23S rRNA (adenine(2058)-N(6))-methyltransferase, with the protein MARNFAHGNYSHTQKNARNSGGGRTPRDRARRTLSQNFLVDRHAVDLMVKAAAPEGLVLEPGAGEGVLTLALAEAGAKVVGYEIDPLLAGKLSARTRSDPRIDVVRGDFTAARAPREPFAVVGNIPYSVTSKIVDWCLRAPGLTSATLLTQREYARKRTGDYGRWSLVTVESWPWFDWRLGDTIGRESFRPVPAVDSAILLVRRRPEPLVQGRRSYQELVELGFGGVGGSVRASLKTRYPGVDAALKAAGVARDAVVGHVHPDQWITLWERLCR; encoded by the coding sequence GTGGCGCGGAATTTCGCACACGGTAACTATTCACACACCCAGAAGAACGCCAGGAACAGCGGTGGCGGCCGCACGCCCAGAGACCGGGCGCGGCGCACGCTCTCGCAGAATTTCCTGGTCGACAGGCATGCCGTCGACCTGATGGTGAAGGCCGCCGCGCCCGAAGGGCTCGTGCTGGAGCCGGGCGCGGGGGAAGGCGTGCTCACCTTGGCGCTGGCCGAGGCGGGCGCCAAGGTCGTCGGCTACGAGATCGATCCCCTGCTGGCCGGGAAGCTGAGCGCGCGGACCCGTAGCGATCCCCGGATCGACGTGGTCAGGGGCGACTTCACGGCTGCGCGGGCGCCGCGCGAGCCGTTCGCGGTCGTGGGCAACATCCCGTACTCGGTGACGTCGAAGATCGTGGACTGGTGCCTGCGGGCACCTGGCCTGACCTCGGCGACGTTGCTCACGCAGCGGGAGTACGCCCGTAAACGCACCGGCGACTACGGCCGCTGGAGCCTGGTCACGGTGGAGTCGTGGCCGTGGTTCGACTGGCGGCTCGGCGACACGATCGGCAGGGAGAGCTTCCGGCCCGTCCCGGCGGTCGACTCGGCGATCCTCCTGGTCAGGCGGCGGCCCGAGCCGCTGGTCCAGGGCCGTCGTTCCTATCAGGAGCTGGTCGAGCTGGGGTTCGGCGGCGTCGGAGGATCGGTGCGGGCCTCGCTGAAGACCCGTTACCCGGGGGTGGACGCCGCGTTGAAGGCCGCGGGCGTGGCCCGCGACGCCGTCGTGGGCCACGTGCACCCCGATCAGTGGATCACGTTGTGGGAGCGGCTATGCCGCTGA
- a CDS encoding carbohydrate-binding protein, producing MRFRSKLTALLAGTALALTGAGLVTAAPAAHGAVQQMAAAWAPWTSYAVGAVVTHNGVDYVCLQAHTSQPGWEPPNVPALWKAGTGGGGDTAAPSVPGSLRSTGVTSGSVSLAWNASTDNVGVTGYNVYRGGTHVGTATGTTYTDSGLNPSTGYTYTVRARDAAGNLSGVSNSVTATTSSGPPPTNPTKMAGAPYLYMGWGNPPNPGTVMDATGVRSFTMAFILSSGGCTPAWDGNRPLTGGADQQAINTIKSKGGNVQISFGGWSGNKLGPNCSTPQAFANAVQQVINAVGPAVVDFDIENTDEFENYTVQDRILNGLKIVKQNNPNVKVVVTFGTTRTGPNAHGIRLINQSRALGVPIDNYTIMPFDFGSSNIYQDTVNASEGLKNALKSAFGWSDAQAYARMGISGMNGLSDQQELTTPATWTQIRDWAKARGLTRFAYWSVNRDRPCPGGGVVSNCSGIAQSDWEFTRITAGF from the coding sequence ATGAGATTTCGCAGCAAGCTGACCGCGTTACTGGCCGGCACCGCACTTGCCCTGACCGGCGCCGGCCTCGTCACCGCCGCGCCCGCGGCCCACGGCGCGGTGCAGCAGATGGCCGCCGCCTGGGCCCCGTGGACCTCCTACGCCGTGGGCGCGGTCGTCACCCACAACGGCGTCGACTACGTCTGCCTCCAGGCCCACACCTCGCAGCCCGGCTGGGAGCCGCCGAACGTGCCCGCCCTCTGGAAGGCCGGCACCGGGGGAGGCGGCGACACCGCCGCGCCGTCGGTGCCCGGCAGCCTCCGCTCGACCGGCGTCACCTCCGGCAGCGTCTCGCTGGCCTGGAACGCCTCCACCGACAACGTGGGCGTGACCGGCTACAACGTCTACCGCGGTGGCACGCACGTGGGCACCGCCACGGGCACCACGTACACCGACTCCGGCCTGAACCCCTCGACCGGCTACACCTACACCGTGCGTGCCCGCGACGCGGCCGGGAACCTGTCGGGCGTGAGCAACTCGGTGACCGCCACCACCTCCTCGGGCCCGCCGCCCACCAACCCCACCAAGATGGCCGGCGCCCCCTACCTCTACATGGGCTGGGGCAACCCGCCCAACCCGGGCACCGTGATGGATGCGACCGGCGTCAGGTCGTTCACGATGGCCTTCATCCTGTCCAGCGGCGGCTGCACCCCGGCCTGGGACGGCAACCGGCCGCTGACCGGCGGCGCCGACCAGCAGGCGATCAACACGATCAAGTCCAAGGGCGGCAACGTCCAGATCTCCTTCGGCGGCTGGTCGGGCAACAAGCTCGGCCCCAACTGCTCCACACCGCAGGCGTTCGCCAACGCGGTGCAGCAGGTCATCAACGCCGTCGGCCCCGCCGTCGTGGACTTCGACATCGAGAACACCGACGAGTTCGAGAACTACACGGTCCAGGACCGCATCCTGAACGGCCTCAAGATCGTCAAGCAGAACAACCCGAACGTCAAGGTCGTCGTCACCTTCGGCACTACCAGGACCGGCCCGAACGCCCACGGCATCCGGCTGATCAACCAGTCCAGGGCGCTGGGCGTGCCGATCGACAACTACACGATCATGCCGTTCGACTTCGGCAGCTCCAACATCTACCAGGACACCGTCAACGCCTCTGAGGGGCTGAAGAACGCGTTGAAGAGCGCGTTCGGCTGGAGCGACGCGCAGGCGTACGCGCGCATGGGCATCTCCGGCATGAACGGCCTGTCCGACCAGCAGGAGCTCACCACCCCGGCCACCTGGACGCAGATCCGTGACTGGGCCAAGGCCCGGGGCCTGACCAGGTTCGCGTACTGGTCCGTCAACCGCGACCGTCCCTGCCCGGGCGGCGGCGTGGTGTCGAACTGCAGCGGCATCGCCCAGTCCGACTGGGAGTTCACCAGGATCACCGCCGGCTTCTGA
- a CDS encoding ATP-binding protein: protein MTSRTRPARPEQDHFEVFVDTCIRIAMEHGLPLRGDLGDRQAWDEAYRELLTRTAALRATNRETAEAVKRPRPSLLSGRAQVTGTLIDRLADERESPRLLGARTSGPLVGAPRPAQLPPDVAGFTDRERELAHLDAVLAEANPAGAVVCAVSGTAGVGKTTLAVHWAHRAAQRFPDGQLYVNLRGFDPTGSAVSPAQAIRGFLDAIGAPAGIPPSLEAQTGLYRSLLNGRRVLVMLDNARDASQVRPLLPGAPGCLALITSRDRLTSLAAVEGANLLMVDLLTAPEARNMLTDRLGAHRVAAEPTAVASIIERCAGLPLALAIVAARAAAQPHLPLAALGRELEESAGCLDTFDGGDPVTEIRAVFACSYRALGEAAARLFRLLGLHPEGDIVLPAAASLAGLPPARARALLAELARVHLINELLPGRYSLHDLLRAYAAELAATDESDDARRAATHRMLDHYLHTADTASSLLNRKQSMIILDPPAPGTVLETLTDYEQALAWFAAEHPVLLTIVEHTPTGFDTHTWQLASTLTTSLDRQGHWPLLATVHTVALSAAQRHSDRAGQANARFGLGLAHAALDRAEAVRHFHLALNVFGQLGSHIGQARTHQALARVLGAQHRHREALDHSSNSLEHYAAIDDQGGQSAALNNVGWFHAQLGDHTEALIHCRRALDLARKTLDLNGQAHIWDSIGYIHHQLGEHQQAIDCYHQALILFRRTGDRHSTAIGLAYIGDNHHAAGHPAAARDAWSQALVIADELNLPATDPLRVKIARCLCQASVAEGPSDA, encoded by the coding sequence ATGACCAGCCGGACCCGGCCGGCACGTCCCGAGCAGGACCACTTCGAGGTCTTTGTCGACACCTGCATTCGGATCGCCATGGAACACGGCCTGCCGCTCCGTGGTGACCTGGGTGACCGGCAGGCATGGGATGAGGCCTACCGCGAGTTGCTGACGCGAACGGCCGCGTTGCGTGCCACCAACCGGGAGACCGCCGAGGCGGTCAAACGGCCGCGGCCGAGTTTGTTGTCTGGGCGTGCACAGGTGACTGGAACCCTGATCGACCGCCTCGCCGATGAACGGGAATCTCCCCGACTGCTGGGCGCCCGCACCAGCGGGCCGCTGGTCGGCGCCCCGCGGCCGGCACAGTTGCCGCCGGACGTGGCGGGCTTCACCGACCGTGAGCGTGAGCTAGCCCATCTGGACGCAGTCCTGGCCGAGGCGAACCCGGCCGGTGCCGTGGTCTGCGCGGTCTCCGGCACCGCCGGAGTCGGCAAGACCACACTGGCGGTGCACTGGGCGCACCGCGCCGCGCAGCGGTTCCCCGACGGGCAGCTGTATGTGAACCTCCGCGGCTTCGACCCCACCGGATCCGCGGTGAGCCCGGCACAGGCCATCCGAGGGTTCCTGGACGCCATCGGCGCTCCGGCCGGCATTCCGCCGAGCCTGGAGGCACAGACGGGCCTGTACCGCAGCCTGCTGAACGGCCGCCGGGTACTAGTGATGCTGGACAACGCCCGCGATGCCTCGCAGGTCCGCCCGCTTCTGCCTGGGGCGCCCGGTTGCCTGGCACTGATCACCAGCCGCGATCGGCTCACCAGCCTGGCCGCGGTGGAGGGCGCGAACCTGCTCATGGTCGATCTGCTCACCGCTCCCGAAGCCCGCAATATGCTGACGGATCGCCTGGGCGCGCACCGGGTGGCCGCCGAGCCCACCGCCGTGGCATCGATCATCGAGCGGTGTGCCGGGCTGCCGTTGGCGCTGGCCATCGTGGCGGCCCGCGCTGCCGCCCAACCCCATCTACCGCTCGCCGCGCTAGGCCGTGAGCTGGAAGAAAGCGCCGGCTGCTTGGACACCTTCGACGGCGGCGACCCGGTCACCGAGATCCGAGCCGTCTTCGCCTGCTCCTACCGAGCGCTGGGTGAGGCGGCCGCCCGTCTCTTCCGGCTCCTCGGCCTGCACCCGGAGGGGGACATCGTCCTGCCGGCGGCGGCCAGCCTGGCCGGCCTGCCGCCGGCACGCGCCCGTGCCCTGCTGGCCGAACTCGCCCGTGTACACCTGATCAACGAGCTCCTCCCGGGCCGCTACTCCCTCCACGACCTGCTCCGCGCCTACGCCGCGGAGCTGGCCGCCACCGACGAGAGCGACGATGCCCGGCGCGCGGCGACGCACCGGATGCTCGACCACTACCTGCACACCGCCGACACGGCCAGCTCTCTCCTGAACCGCAAGCAGAGCATGATCATTCTCGACCCGCCGGCTCCGGGCACCGTCCTGGAGACACTCACCGACTATGAACAGGCTCTGGCCTGGTTCGCTGCCGAGCATCCCGTTCTCCTCACCATCGTCGAACACACCCCGACCGGATTCGACACCCATACCTGGCAGCTCGCCTCGACGCTCACCACGTCCCTCGACCGGCAGGGACACTGGCCGCTGCTGGCCACCGTCCACACCGTCGCCCTGAGCGCGGCACAACGCCACAGCGACCGAGCCGGACAAGCCAACGCACGCTTCGGCCTCGGCCTCGCCCATGCCGCTCTCGACCGCGCCGAGGCCGTCCGCCACTTCCACCTCGCGCTGAATGTGTTCGGACAGCTTGGCAGCCACATCGGCCAGGCCCGCACCCATCAAGCCCTCGCCCGCGTCCTGGGGGCCCAACACCGCCATCGCGAGGCGCTTGACCACTCCTCCAACAGTCTCGAGCACTATGCGGCCATCGACGATCAGGGAGGGCAATCCGCCGCCCTCAATAACGTCGGCTGGTTCCACGCTCAGCTCGGCGACCATACCGAGGCTCTCATACACTGCCGGCGAGCCCTCGACCTGGCCAGGAAGACCCTCGACCTCAACGGCCAAGCCCACATCTGGGACAGCATCGGATACATCCACCACCAACTTGGCGAGCATCAACAAGCCATCGACTGCTACCACCAGGCCCTCATCCTGTTCCGCCGGACGGGCGACAGACACAGCACGGCCATCGGCCTGGCCTACATCGGCGACAACCACCACGCCGCCGGGCACCCGGCCGCCGCCCGCGACGCCTGGTCCCAAGCCCTCGTCATCGCCGACGAACTCAACCTCCCCGCCACGGATCCGCTGCGCGTGAAGATCGCGCGCTGTCTCTGCCAAGCGTCAGTGGCGGAAGGGCCGTCGGATGCGTAG
- a CDS encoding M14 family zinc carboxypeptidase — protein MKRRLVILLAALGLICLTGMTGAGASAEPPPNKQYRVQGPATAQQRSSVAATGAAIEEVTADSVLVTATEAEVAAIKRLGYRVAEVPRPTPPSVDAFDFPPADSAYHNYAEMTANINALVAAHPNIVSQTTYGTSYEGRALRLIKISDNVGADEAEPEVLFTAHQHAREHLTVEMALYIMHLLADNYGSDSRITNLVNSREIWIMPDMNPDGGEYDIATGSYRSWRKNRQPNSGSTAVGTDMNRNWAYNWGCCGGSSGSTSSDTYRGASAESAPEVRAAANWVRSRVVGGVQQIKSHIDWHTYSELILWPYGYTFNDTAPGLTQDDRDAHATLGQNMASTNGYTPEQASDLYITDGTIDDWMWGVYKIFSFTFEMYPTGSSPGFYPPDEAIVPQTTRNREAVLRFLEYSDCVYRIIGKEAQYCGTGNPPVTVYSDTFETATGWTVNPGGTDTATLGQWERGDPEATTSSGAKQLGTTVSGANDLVTGRLAGSSAGAYDIDGGVTSIQSPPITLPSTGALNLSLSWYLAHGSNSSSADYLRVRVVGTTTATVFQQAGAASNRNGSWATATASLNAFAGQTVRILIDAADASGASLVEAGVDDVRITQQP, from the coding sequence GTGAAACGCCGATTAGTCATCCTGCTGGCGGCCCTAGGCCTGATCTGCCTCACCGGCATGACAGGAGCGGGCGCCTCCGCCGAGCCACCGCCCAACAAGCAGTACCGCGTGCAGGGCCCGGCCACGGCCCAGCAGCGCAGCTCCGTCGCCGCCACCGGCGCCGCCATCGAGGAGGTGACCGCGGACTCGGTCCTGGTCACGGCCACGGAAGCCGAGGTCGCCGCCATCAAGCGGCTCGGCTACCGGGTTGCGGAGGTCCCGCGCCCGACACCCCCGTCCGTCGACGCGTTTGACTTCCCGCCGGCGGACTCCGCCTACCACAACTACGCGGAAATGACCGCGAACATCAATGCCCTGGTCGCGGCCCACCCGAACATCGTCAGCCAGACGACGTACGGCACCTCCTACGAGGGCAGGGCACTGCGGCTCATCAAGATCAGCGACAACGTGGGCGCCGACGAGGCCGAGCCCGAGGTGCTCTTCACCGCCCACCAGCACGCGCGCGAGCACCTGACGGTCGAGATGGCGCTGTACATCATGCACCTGCTCGCCGACAACTACGGCAGCGACTCCAGGATCACGAACCTGGTCAACTCCAGGGAAATCTGGATCATGCCCGACATGAACCCGGACGGCGGCGAGTACGACATCGCCACCGGCTCCTACCGTTCCTGGCGCAAGAACCGCCAGCCCAATTCCGGCTCGACGGCCGTCGGCACCGACATGAACCGCAACTGGGCCTACAACTGGGGCTGCTGCGGCGGCTCCTCCGGCTCGACGTCCAGCGACACCTACCGCGGCGCGAGCGCGGAGTCGGCGCCCGAGGTCAGGGCGGCGGCCAACTGGGTACGCAGCCGCGTCGTCGGCGGCGTGCAGCAGATCAAGTCGCACATCGACTGGCACACCTACAGCGAGCTCATCCTGTGGCCCTACGGCTACACCTTCAACGACACCGCGCCGGGCCTGACCCAGGACGACCGGGACGCGCACGCCACGCTCGGCCAGAACATGGCCTCCACCAACGGCTACACACCGGAGCAGGCCAGCGACCTCTACATCACCGACGGCACCATCGACGACTGGATGTGGGGCGTCTACAAGATCTTCAGCTTCACGTTCGAGATGTACCCGACCGGCTCCAGTCCCGGCTTCTACCCGCCCGACGAGGCGATCGTCCCCCAGACCACCCGCAACAGGGAGGCCGTGCTGCGCTTCCTCGAATACTCCGACTGCGTCTACCGGATCATCGGCAAGGAGGCCCAGTACTGCGGCACCGGCAACCCGCCGGTGACCGTCTACTCCGACACGTTCGAGACGGCCACGGGCTGGACCGTCAACCCGGGCGGCACCGACACCGCGACCCTCGGCCAGTGGGAGCGCGGTGACCCCGAGGCCACCACGTCGTCGGGCGCCAAGCAACTGGGCACGACGGTCAGCGGCGCGAATGATCTGGTGACCGGCCGGCTGGCCGGCTCTTCGGCAGGCGCCTACGACATCGACGGCGGCGTCACCTCGATCCAGTCACCGCCGATCACCCTGCCGTCCACCGGCGCGCTCAACCTGTCCCTGTCGTGGTATCTGGCGCACGGCTCGAACTCCTCCAGCGCCGACTATCTCAGGGTCCGCGTCGTGGGCACCACCACGGCCACCGTGTTCCAGCAGGCCGGCGCGGCCTCCAACCGCAACGGCTCCTGGGCCACGGCCACCGCGAGCCTGAACGCCTTCGCGGGCCAGACGGTCCGCATCCTCATCGACGCCGCCGACGCCTCAGGGGCCTCCCTGGTCGAGGCCGGCGTCGACGACGTCAGGATCACCCAGCAGCCGTAG